The genomic interval GCAGCAGGCGCCCGCGCCCCGGCCCGCCCCTCAGCAGGCTCCGGCACAGCCGCCCGCTCCGGCCGCCTCCGGCGGCAACGGCGAGGCTCCGTACGTGACCCCGCTGGTCCGCAAGCTGGCCGCCGAGAACAACGTCGACCTCGCATCGGTCAAGGGCTCGGGCGTGGGCGGCCGCATCCGCAAGCAGGACGTGCTCGCCGCCGCCGAGAGCAGCAAGCCCGCGGCGGCACCCCAGCCCGCCGCCGCACCGGCCGCGGCCCCGGCGCAGTCCTCCGCTCCCGCCGCCTCGGTCGGTGTCCGGCCGCAGCTGCAGGCGCTGCGCGGCACGGTCCAGAAGGCCAGCCGCATCCGCCAGATCACCGCGGTCAAGACCCGCGAATCGCTGCAGGCCACCGCGCAGCTGACGCAGACCCACGAGGCCGACGTCACCAATATCGCGGCGCTGCGGGCCCGCGCCAAGGACGCGTTCAAGGAGCGCGAGGGCGTCAACCTGACGTTCCTGCCGTTCTTCGCCAAGGCCGCGGTCGAGGCGCTGGGCGTGCACCCGAACATCAACGCCTCCTACAACGAGGACACCAAGGAGATCACCTACCACTCGGCCGTGCACCTGGGCATCGCGGTGGACACCGAGCAGGGCCTGCTCTCCCCGGTCATCCACAACGCCAGTGACCTGTCGCTGGCCGGCCTGGCGCGCGCCATCGCCGACATCGCCAACCGGGCCCGCACGGGCGGCCTGAAGCCGGACGAGCTGGCCGGTGGCACCTTCACGATCACCAATATCGGCAGCCAGGGCGCGCTGTTCGACACCCCGATCCTGGTGCCGCCGCAGTCGGCGATGCTGGGCACGGGCGCGATCGTGAAGCGGCCGGTGGCGATCGCCGACAACGGCAACGAGTTCATCGGCATCCGCTCGATGTGCTACCTGCCGCTGACCTACGATCACCGCCTGATCGACGGCGCCGACGCGGGCCGCTTCCTCACCACCATCCGGCACCGGCTGGAGGAAGCCGCGTTCGAGGCCGACCTGGGCCTGTAACAGGAGACTCGGTGACCGCATGAAGGTTGTGATCGCAGGGTCCCCCAGGATGAGCGGGACGGCCCGATGGAGGTCGTGATCGCCGGATCGTCCGGGATGAGCGGGACGACGCTATGAAGGTCGTGGTCGCGGGATTCTCCGTGAGCGGGACGGCCCGATGAAGGTCGTGATCGCCGGATCCTCCGGGTTGATCGGGACGGCTCTGGTGGCGGCGCTGCGACGGGACGGGCACGAGGTGGCTCGCCTGGTGCGCCGCCCCGCGGCCGGTCCCGACGAGTTCTCCTGGGATCCGGTCCGCGCCCGGGTGCCGCAGCCGGCGCTGCGGGACACGGACGCGGTGGTCAACCTCTGCGGCGCCGGTCTCGGGTCCCGGCGCTGGACCGGCAGCTTCAAGCAGGAGCTGCGCGACAGTCGCCTCACGCCCACCGACGTGCTCGCCGAGGCGGTCGCCGCCGCGGGGGTGCCGACGCTGGTCAACGCCAGCGGCGCGCACTACTACGGCGGTGCCACCGGCGACCGCGTGATGACCGAATCCGATTCCGCCGGAACGGGTTTCCTCGCCACCCTGTGCCGCGACTGGGAGGGTGCGACGCAGCCCGCGGCGGAGGCGGGCGCGCGTGTG from Nocardia wallacei carries:
- a CDS encoding TIGR01777 family oxidoreductase, with protein sequence MKVVIAGSSGLIGTALVAALRRDGHEVARLVRRPAAGPDEFSWDPVRARVPQPALRDTDAVVNLCGAGLGSRRWTGSFKQELRDSRLTPTDVLAEAVAAAGVPTLVNASGAHYYGGATGDRVMTESDSAGTGFLATLCRDWEGATQPAAEAGARVVLLRSAVVLARRGGLLGMLQPLYSLGLGGRLGNGRQYLPWISLDDEIGGIVFALTHDTVSGPVNLTGPAPVTNAEFNRALGHAMHRPAPFVVPAVALRLALGEFADEAILHGPRAIPTVLEAAGYRFQHNTIGEALAAAVGRSA
- the sucB gene encoding 2-oxoglutarate dehydrogenase, E2 component, dihydrolipoamide succinyltransferase, whose translation is MAFSVQMPALGESVTEGTVTRWLKQEGDTVEVDEPLLEVSTDKVDTEIPSPAAGVLTKIVAQEDDVVEVGGELGVIGEAGEAPAAEPAPAPEAAAPAPAPEPAPAPAAAAPAAAPAPASAPAQSAASGTPVKMPELGESVTEGTVTRWLKQVGEQVEVDEPLLEVSTDKVDTEIPSPVAGTLLEISANEDDVVAVGGQLGVIGSGSPAAAPAPAPAPAPAPAAPAPAPAPQPAPAPAAQQAPALQPAAAQQAPAPRPAPQQAPAQPPAPAASGGNGEAPYVTPLVRKLAAENNVDLASVKGSGVGGRIRKQDVLAAAESSKPAAAPQPAAAPAAAPAQSSAPAASVGVRPQLQALRGTVQKASRIRQITAVKTRESLQATAQLTQTHEADVTNIAALRARAKDAFKEREGVNLTFLPFFAKAAVEALGVHPNINASYNEDTKEITYHSAVHLGIAVDTEQGLLSPVIHNASDLSLAGLARAIADIANRARTGGLKPDELAGGTFTITNIGSQGALFDTPILVPPQSAMLGTGAIVKRPVAIADNGNEFIGIRSMCYLPLTYDHRLIDGADAGRFLTTIRHRLEEAAFEADLGL